One Lepisosteus oculatus isolate fLepOcu1 chromosome 13, fLepOcu1.hap2, whole genome shotgun sequence genomic region harbors:
- the iqcg gene encoding dynein regulatory complex protein 9 isoform X1: MSLQSYVEQIRLCTVLEDGADQLAVLGHIMPATYEGRPDADSVLSHPQLQERAKLAQVTGALQRTQVELSRMLEHNPLTPEHLVKVQRDRQFAAQVISDVLAELQEKGTFQSLLLAVQAEKERKAHLHDIIVREEEGRRRTRALQRQLLDIRKEKELELQKREEMIAHMKDQLQEMKAKTGLEGKYVKSSAELQVYQGQKLNGHAEQQLQEQIQRLQDKIDQETRVHIEMESFLKEHQNRLEEKLEVWMERYERDIEAKQQELNLLKSNKTSNLTRLQELAKQYRECEQVVIEDRVEKEKARKQREQEETEHRAAVKIQSWWRGTLVRRGLGPFQKGKKGKGKEKGGGKKKRKKK, from the exons ATGTCTCTCCAGTCGTATGTGGAGCAAATCCGGCTGTGCACGGTTCTAGAAGACGGCGCAGATCAACTGGCCGTGCTGGGTCACATCATGCCTGCCACGTACGAGGGGCGGCCTGACGCTGACTCGGTACTCTCTCACCCACAA TTGCAGGAGAGGGCAAAGCTGGCACAGGTCACGGGGGCGCTGCAGAGGACCCAGGTGGAGCTGAGCCGCATGCTTGAGCACAACCCCCTGACCCCCGAGCACCTGGTCAAGGTGCAAAGAGACAG GCAGTTTGCAGCACAGGTGATCTCCGACGTCCTGGCTGAGCTGCAGGAAAAGGGCACATTCCAGAGCTTGCTTTTGGCTGTCCAAGCGGAAAAAGAGAGGAAGGCACACCTCCACGACATCATAGTCAG GGAAGAGGAGGGGAGACGCAGAACCAGAGCTCTGCAGAGACAGCTTTTGGATATCCGCAAAGAGAAAGAGCTTGAGCTGCAG AAGCGGGAGGAGATGATCGCCCACATGAAGGACCAGCTGCAGGAGATGAAGGCCAAAACTGGGCTGGAGGGGAAGTATGTGAAGAGCAGCGCGGAGCTGCAGGTGTACCAGGGCCAGAAGCTCAATGGACACGCTGAGCAGCAACTGCAGGAGCAGATCCAG CGGCTGCAGGATAAGATTGACCAGGAGACCCGCGTTCACATCGAGATGGAGAGCTTCCTGAAGGAACACCAGAAC AGACTGGAGGAGAAGCTAGAGGTGTGGATGGAGCGGTACGAGAGAGACATAGAGGCCAAACAGCAGGAGCTCAACCTGCTGAAAAGCAACAAGACCAGCAACCTGACCCGCCTGCAGGAGCTCGCCAAGCAG tacagGGAGTGTGAGCAAGTGGTGATCGAGGACCGTGTGGAGAAAGAGAAAGCTCGGAAACAGAGGGAGCAAGAGGAGACGGAGCACAGGGCTGCAGTCAAG ATCCAGTCGTGGTGGCGTGGCACGCTGGTGCGGCGGGGTCTGGGCCCCTTCCAGAAGGGCAAAAAGGGGAAGGGCAAGGAGAAGGGTGGAGGCaagaagaagagaaagaagaaGTGA
- the iqcg gene encoding dynein regulatory complex protein 9 isoform X2: MSLQSYVEQIRLCTVLEDGADQLAVLGHIMPATYEGRPDADSLQERAKLAQVTGALQRTQVELSRMLEHNPLTPEHLVKVQRDRQFAAQVISDVLAELQEKGTFQSLLLAVQAEKERKAHLHDIIVREEEGRRRTRALQRQLLDIRKEKELELQKREEMIAHMKDQLQEMKAKTGLEGKYVKSSAELQVYQGQKLNGHAEQQLQEQIQRLQDKIDQETRVHIEMESFLKEHQNRLEEKLEVWMERYERDIEAKQQELNLLKSNKTSNLTRLQELAKQYRECEQVVIEDRVEKEKARKQREQEETEHRAAVKIQSWWRGTLVRRGLGPFQKGKKGKGKEKGGGKKKRKKK; encoded by the exons ATGTCTCTCCAGTCGTATGTGGAGCAAATCCGGCTGTGCACGGTTCTAGAAGACGGCGCAGATCAACTGGCCGTGCTGGGTCACATCATGCCTGCCACGTACGAGGGGCGGCCTGACGCTGACTCG TTGCAGGAGAGGGCAAAGCTGGCACAGGTCACGGGGGCGCTGCAGAGGACCCAGGTGGAGCTGAGCCGCATGCTTGAGCACAACCCCCTGACCCCCGAGCACCTGGTCAAGGTGCAAAGAGACAG GCAGTTTGCAGCACAGGTGATCTCCGACGTCCTGGCTGAGCTGCAGGAAAAGGGCACATTCCAGAGCTTGCTTTTGGCTGTCCAAGCGGAAAAAGAGAGGAAGGCACACCTCCACGACATCATAGTCAG GGAAGAGGAGGGGAGACGCAGAACCAGAGCTCTGCAGAGACAGCTTTTGGATATCCGCAAAGAGAAAGAGCTTGAGCTGCAG AAGCGGGAGGAGATGATCGCCCACATGAAGGACCAGCTGCAGGAGATGAAGGCCAAAACTGGGCTGGAGGGGAAGTATGTGAAGAGCAGCGCGGAGCTGCAGGTGTACCAGGGCCAGAAGCTCAATGGACACGCTGAGCAGCAACTGCAGGAGCAGATCCAG CGGCTGCAGGATAAGATTGACCAGGAGACCCGCGTTCACATCGAGATGGAGAGCTTCCTGAAGGAACACCAGAAC AGACTGGAGGAGAAGCTAGAGGTGTGGATGGAGCGGTACGAGAGAGACATAGAGGCCAAACAGCAGGAGCTCAACCTGCTGAAAAGCAACAAGACCAGCAACCTGACCCGCCTGCAGGAGCTCGCCAAGCAG tacagGGAGTGTGAGCAAGTGGTGATCGAGGACCGTGTGGAGAAAGAGAAAGCTCGGAAACAGAGGGAGCAAGAGGAGACGGAGCACAGGGCTGCAGTCAAG ATCCAGTCGTGGTGGCGTGGCACGCTGGTGCGGCGGGGTCTGGGCCCCTTCCAGAAGGGCAAAAAGGGGAAGGGCAAGGAGAAGGGTGGAGGCaagaagaagagaaagaagaaGTGA